A single region of the Anoplolepis gracilipes chromosome 1, ASM4749672v1, whole genome shotgun sequence genome encodes:
- the LOC140665060 gene encoding UDP-glucosyltransferase 2-like isoform X1: protein MGPIVKITFWMMCLLCIVTPFLEAARILAIMPIPSYSHQVAFQSLWTALSQRGHELVVLTTDPLNDPSIKNLTEIDFHFNYKLLKGINHVEQMKYTWLSVERNYLFKFGHILTKNIYEHSEVRKLYEPKSDQKFDVVIIEALKTPGLYPLAYRFNAPFIGLSSLGLYSYNYYILGAPLLPSHPSNWEMKKATGINLSLWQRLTNFIQQWYHIYYILNDFYPEQQAIAEKYLGKNIPDITDIERNTSILLHTQQEVTSFIRPTVPNIISFGHFHISKKPPALPKDLAKFLTDVPNGFIYMSLGTNILMSSFSKDMLNIFYDTFASLPCKIVWKMDEELINKSDNIYTAKWLPQQSILAHPKIKLFIYQGGLQSTEEAIFNAVPLIGIPIIADQYTHINKMISFGVGKCLNIEDVSRENLKASITDILNDKRYKERMLKLKALNEDKPYNTLENAIWWIEYIIRHKGASHLSNSIRYDPWYQRYDVDIIAIFSIATFVILFCILVIIYTLLKIIFNRNIYTKKQVDITKKIN from the exons atgggACCGATtgtcaaaattacattttggaTGATGTGTCTTCTGTGCATTGTTACACCATTCTTGGAAGCTGCAAGAATCTTAGCAATTATGCCGATACCATCCTACAGTCATCAAGTTGCCTTTCAATCATTATGGACTGCTTTAAGCCAACGAGGACACGAACTTGTTGTTCTAACAACGGATCCACTTAATGATCCtagcattaaaaatttaacagaaaTTGATTTccatttcaattataaattgttgaaagGAATAAACCATGTTGAACAAATGAAGTACACATGGCTGAGTGTAGAGCGTAACTATTTGTTCAAATTTGGCCACATATtgacaaagaatatttatgaacATTCAGAAGTACGTAAACTGTATGAACCAAAGAGTGACCAAAAGTTTGACGTAGTAATTATAGAAGCTTTAAAGACACCTGGTCTCTATCCACTGGCGTACAGATTTAATGCACCTTTTATAG GTTTATCATCATTAGGATtgtatagttataattattatattcttggtGCACCTCTTTTGCCATCACATCCTTCCAATTGGGAAATGAAAAAAGCTACTGGTATTAATCTGTCATTGTGGCAGAGATTAAcgaattttattcaacaatggtatcatatatattacatattgaaTGATTTCTATCCTGAGCAGCAAGCAATAGCAGAAAAATatcttggaaaaaatataccaGACATAACTGACATAGAGAGAAACACTAGTATTCTGCTTCACACTCAACAAGAAGTTACTTCATTTATAAGACCGACAGTAcctaatattatatcatttggACATTtccatatttcaaaaaaaccTCCAGCTTTACCAAAA GACTTGGCTAAATTTCTGACAGATGTACCAAATGGATTTATTTACATGAGTCTAGGTACAAATATTCTGATGTCATCTTTTTCCAAGGATatgttaaacatattttatgatactTTTGCAAGTTTACCATGCAAAATAGTGTGGAAAATGGacgaagaattaataaataaatctgataATATTTACACCGCTAAATGGCTTCCTCAACAGAGCATTCTTG CTCATCCTAAAATTAAGTTGTTTATATATCAAGGTGGACTTCAAAGCACGGAAGAAGCTATTTTTAACGCAGTACCACTCATAGGAATACCAATTATAGCCGATCAGTATACTCATATTAACAAAATGATATCTTTCGGAGTTGGAAAATGTCTAAATATTGAAGATGtttcgagagaaaatttaaaagcatccataacagatattttaaatgataaaag atataaagaaagaatgcTTAAACTTAAAGCATTAAATGAAGATAAACCTTATAATACATTGGAAAATGCAATTTGGTGGATTGAGTATATAATTCGTCATAAAGGTGCTTCTCATCTTAGTAACAGTATTCGTTATGACCCTTGGTATCAAAGATATGATGTGGATATTATAGCAATTTTCTCAATTGcaacatttgtaatattattttgcatattagtaataatctatacattgttaaaaataatatttaatcgtaatatatatacgaagaAGCAAGtcgatattacaaaaaaaattaattga
- the LOC140665060 gene encoding UDP-glucosyltransferase 2-like isoform X2: protein MGPIVKITFWMMCLLCIVTPFLEAARILAIMPIPSYSHQVAFQSLWTALSQRGHELVVLTTDPLNDPSIKNLTEIDFHFNYKLLKGINHVEQMKYTWLSVERNYLFKFGHILTKNIYEHSEVRKLYEPKSDQKFDVVIIEALKTPGLYPLAYRFNAPFIGLSSLGLYSYNYYILGAPLLPSHPSNWEMKKATGINLSLWQRLTNFIQQWYHIYYILNDFYPEQQAIAEKYLGKNIPDITDIERNTSILLHTQQEVTSFIRPTVPNIISFGHFHISKKPPALPKDLAKFLTDVPNGFIYMSLGTNILMSSFSKDMLNIFYDTFASLPCKIVWKMDEELINKSDNIYTAKWLPQQSILAHPKIKLFIYQGGLQSTEEAIFNAVPLIGIPIIADQYTHINKMISFGVGKCLNIEDVSRENLKASITDILNDKR, encoded by the exons atgggACCGATtgtcaaaattacattttggaTGATGTGTCTTCTGTGCATTGTTACACCATTCTTGGAAGCTGCAAGAATCTTAGCAATTATGCCGATACCATCCTACAGTCATCAAGTTGCCTTTCAATCATTATGGACTGCTTTAAGCCAACGAGGACACGAACTTGTTGTTCTAACAACGGATCCACTTAATGATCCtagcattaaaaatttaacagaaaTTGATTTccatttcaattataaattgttgaaagGAATAAACCATGTTGAACAAATGAAGTACACATGGCTGAGTGTAGAGCGTAACTATTTGTTCAAATTTGGCCACATATtgacaaagaatatttatgaacATTCAGAAGTACGTAAACTGTATGAACCAAAGAGTGACCAAAAGTTTGACGTAGTAATTATAGAAGCTTTAAAGACACCTGGTCTCTATCCACTGGCGTACAGATTTAATGCACCTTTTATAG GTTTATCATCATTAGGATtgtatagttataattattatattcttggtGCACCTCTTTTGCCATCACATCCTTCCAATTGGGAAATGAAAAAAGCTACTGGTATTAATCTGTCATTGTGGCAGAGATTAAcgaattttattcaacaatggtatcatatatattacatattgaaTGATTTCTATCCTGAGCAGCAAGCAATAGCAGAAAAATatcttggaaaaaatataccaGACATAACTGACATAGAGAGAAACACTAGTATTCTGCTTCACACTCAACAAGAAGTTACTTCATTTATAAGACCGACAGTAcctaatattatatcatttggACATTtccatatttcaaaaaaaccTCCAGCTTTACCAAAA GACTTGGCTAAATTTCTGACAGATGTACCAAATGGATTTATTTACATGAGTCTAGGTACAAATATTCTGATGTCATCTTTTTCCAAGGATatgttaaacatattttatgatactTTTGCAAGTTTACCATGCAAAATAGTGTGGAAAATGGacgaagaattaataaataaatctgataATATTTACACCGCTAAATGGCTTCCTCAACAGAGCATTCTTG CTCATCCTAAAATTAAGTTGTTTATATATCAAGGTGGACTTCAAAGCACGGAAGAAGCTATTTTTAACGCAGTACCACTCATAGGAATACCAATTATAGCCGATCAGTATACTCATATTAACAAAATGATATCTTTCGGAGTTGGAAAATGTCTAAATATTGAAGATGtttcgagagaaaatttaaaagcatccataacagatattttaaatgataaaaggtaa